In Desmospora profundinema, the sequence GCAGATCACGGCCGCGTTCTGCCGGTTCCAAGGATAAATAAGCCAATCCGTGGTCCGCATCCTCTACATAAGGGGGTAACACCTTCATCCGACAACGTTCCGCCCCTTCATATCCGCCATCCGCGGTAGCGGACAGGTCGGTGGATCGGTTGATCACCATGGTGGCCACCCGCTGCTCCCGCGGGTTTAAAAAGGGAGTGAGGACCGGCTGATACCGAACTTCCGCCAGGGTCATCCAGTCCAATACCCGTTCCGCCAATACCCGCTCTTCCGGACGGAAGTGGCGAAACCACGCTTCCTTTCCTCCCATCAAACCAATCCGAACAACAGCCTGATGATGAAAACAACCCCGTTTTGGATAAAGTGGAGAGCGATCAATGCCACGATCGGGGAGATGTCGATCATGCCCAGGGGCGGAATGAAGCTGCGAAAAATGGATAGGTACGGCTCTACCAGCCGACCCAGGAAAACGGCGATGGGAGACTCCCTCCCATTGGGAAACCAGGATAAAATGATGTATCCAAAAAGCATGAATCGGTAAATCATGAACAGCGTGAGTGTCACTTCCAGTACGATTCTTTCCATTGCTTCACCTCAAAATATCATTCGCTTCATCCGTTAGCATGTCTGTGATCGACCCCTGGATATCGACATTGGCAGGTGTGCACATAAAAATGTGAGATCCCAGCTTTTGAATGTTCCCATTGAGTGCGTAAACCGTTCCGCTGAGGAAATCGATGATTCGCACCGCGTGCTCTTTGGGAACACGCTGAAGATTGACGATGATGGGGCGGTGGTTTTTCAAGTTGTCAGCAATGTCCTGGGCCTCGTCATAAGAACGGGGCTCCGCGAGAACCACCCGGACATTTTTCTGGGTGTGCAGGGAGACCACGTTTCGCCGCCCCCGCTCCGGGGGCCCATCGGAAGGATCTTGGGTGTAGTCCCGGTACTGCTCGTCCTCTTCGTTGATTCCAAAGAAGCCCATGACGCGATCCATGAATCGCAAACCAACCGCCTCCTTGCCATCGCCCTAGTTTTGTCGACCCACCAACACGGAGCCTAACCGGAGGAAAGTAGCCCCCTCTTCGACAGCGATGGAGTAATCACGAGACATCCCCATGGACAGGTGGGGCACGTCCAATCGCGGGTTATCCAGGGTCCTCAACTGCTGCTGCAACCGTTTCAACCCCCGAAACACCGGGCGCGTCTCTTCCGGATCCTCTGTATACGGAGCCATTGTCATGAGGCCCTCGATCCGGATAAAGGGCAATTGCGCGGTTTCCCTTGCAAACTCCGTCAGTTCTTCCGGCGAGACACCTCGCTTGCTGCCTTCACCGGAAACATTCACCTGGATGAAACAGTGCAGGGGTTTCCCGGCTTCTTCAGCCCGTTTGTTCACTTCCTCGGCCAGGGAGAAGCGATCCAAGGAATGCAGGTATTGGAATTTCCCTACCACCTGTTTCACTTTGTTCCGTTGAAGGTGTCCGATGAAATGCCAAGTTCCACGGTCACCCAGCGCCTCCCACTTAGGAACCGCCTCCTGAGCCCGGCTCTCCCCGATATGGATCAACCCGGCGTCCAATGCGGCACCCGTTCGCTCCAGATCCACATACTTCGTCACTGCTATGATGTTCACATCCCGGGGATTCCTCCCGGAACGGCTGCAAGCTTCACGAATCCGCCGTTCCACCTCATCCCGCTGGTGTCGGATTGTCTCCATCCACTCATTCATCCTTTCGCAAACCGATGAAGGCCACCATCCGTCCTGTCCGTCCCCGATCACGCCGATGGGAGTGGAAATACTCCGGATGACAACTGGTACACCAGCCAGTGACCGACACGTATCTCTCCTCGAGTCCTTCTGTAAGTAACAACCGGCGATTCAGTTCACGCAGGTCTAACATCCATTTACCCGCTGACGCCGGTTTTAACACCGCATCTGCGTCACCGGGCAACATCTCCCTCACGGGCGAAGCCACCCGATCATCCACCTCGTAGCAACAGGCACCGATTGAAGGGGCGATCGCCGCCCGAATCCGTTCCCGCCGGGCACCCATCCTGACGAGTTCACGGACCATCGCCGGGCCGATGCCGCCGACGGTGCCACGCCATCCGGCATGAGCGACACCCACTGCCTTCACATCGGGGCAGAAGTAAAGAATCGGGACGCAATCCGCGTAAAAAGAGGCCAGCAAGATATCCGGCTCCCGGGTGATCAAGCCATCGGTCTGTGCAAAGGCTGATTGCCGGGATTCCCGTCCTTTGCCCCGATCCCCTGCTTTCACCTCTTGGATTCGGACTCCATGCACCTGCTCAGCGGAAGTCCAGGAAGCAAACGGAAAATTCAACACCTGAGACAACTGTTGCCGCTGCTGAATGACAAGTTCGGGATCGTCACCCACATGCAGGGCGTAATTACAACGATTAGGGTTCTTTAAGGATTCTCGGTTTCGGGTACTCATCCCTGCCACCACATACGAAAACTCCCGTTCCCAGGATGTTAGCGTAAGGAGCGGGACAGCGGCATCCGTCCGATATTGAAAGGGTTCCATCGTCTTCCCTCCCGACTAACAGTTTACCACAGCCCCCTGGGTAGACAAAGCGGTTTGTACTCACCAGTACAAGTCCCGCCGGGTCGCATCCGCTCCTGGTCTCGCTATGCCCTCATGGTCCATCGTTGGAAGGGTGGGTCAGCAGGGGGCGGGGATCCCCATCGTTTTCAGATGAAAAGCGAGAGTTGTCCAGCCTTACCAAAATGACATCCGATCCGATCTTTACAATCTGGCTCCATGGAATCACCCACTCTTTCCCTCCCGTCAACAATCCAAACAGGCGTGTTTCCCCCGGCACCACCAATGCACGGATCTGACCCGCCCGCAAATCAATGTCCAGGTCGTGGATTTGTCCCAACTTACGGCCATCTCCCACATTGACGACATCTTTGGTTTGCAGATCTGAGATCTTCATCACAGGGACCACCCCGATTTTTTTGGTTGGTTCATATATATGGCGAACCTTCCCCGATCATAATCAGCTTGTCAAAAACTGTAGGCAGGAAGAGAACCGGAAACGTGGAATTGTTCACCTACGCTTGACTTGTGGACAGAAAAAAAACGAGGCATGCGAATAAACCGTTAGAGAGGATCCTGAGGGGAGGAGTTTGGTGAAACAGCTCTTATTACTCTGTTTATGCCTTTTTATTATCATCGGGTGCTCCAATCAAGGAGCCGTCACTGTGTCACTGGGCACCGGAACCGATCACGACGGGATCACCGGAGAAACAGATGCATTTCAACCAGGGGAGCCCATCTGGGTGGAGGTTGTGGAAAAAAGCACTTTTGAAGACTCTTATATCGACCTTCAACTGATGGTGCAACAATCGGATGAAACTGTCCATCGCGGCGTCATCGCTATCAAATCCAGCGATCAACAAACACGATACGAGCTGCCCCTGAATCTTGTAGCGGGAGAGTATGACCTTCAGCTTTTCCGAGGGGGAGAATTAGCAGCAGCAAAGCCGTTCACGGTTCAAACCCGCGACATTCCAGACTATGAAGTCATACAGGAAACGAACCGGGAAGAAGGGATTATAGAATTACGGGTGGTAACGTCCGCTTCCACCCCTGTGGAACTGGGGGCTGTCCTTCATGATCTACAGGCCTTGCGGGAAGAAGCAGAAGTGATCTGGGTTCATTTTCATGAAGCGGCGGCAGGATCCTACGGCAGTATCAAAGCATCCGCCGGTATCACTCACACAGAAGAGGGGGCTTCCCGAATCGGTGTCAGCCATCCGAAAGAGTATTTCTTTGAAATGAAGAATTGACAGATGTAATCCTAAGGCTACTGACCTTTGTCAGCAGCCTTATTTTTTACCATAAAAACAGATCGGACAAGACGAAATAGATTAGGCTTGATATGCATAGAAAAACCCCACACCAAACAGGTGCGGGGTAAAACGAAGGGAAATCCTACTGAATAAACTTGTTCATTTGTTGAATAGCCGCTTTCTCCAGACGGGAAACTTGTGCCTGAGAAATCCCGATCTCGTCCGCCACCTCCATCTGCGTTTTTCCTTCGAAGAAACGCATGGATAAGATCATTTTTTCCCGGTTGTTCAGTTTCCCCATCGCTTCCCGGAGAGCGATCTCCTCCACCCAATTGACGTCTTTTTCATCGGACAATTGGTCCATGACGTATATGGGATCTCCCCCGTCCTGATAGATCGGTTCAAACAGTGAAACGGGATCCTGGATCGCATCCAGGGCGAAGACCACTTCCTCTTTGGAAACACTCAACGCCTCCGAAATTTCATGGATCGTGGGCTCACGGGAGTGCCGATACGTCAGCGTATCCCTGACTTGGAGCGCTTTATATGCGATGTCACGCAGGGAACGGGAAACCCGAATCGGATTGTTATCCCGGAGATAGCGGCGTATTTCGCCAATGATCATGGGTACTGCATAAGTGGAGAACTTCACGTTCTGGCTCAGATCAAAGTTGTCGATGGCCTTCATTAAACCAATGCACCCCACCTGAAACAGGTCGTCCACATTTTCCCCGCGATTGTTGAAGCGTTGGATCACACTAAGCACCAGACGCAGGTTCCCATTCACCAGCTTCTCTCTGGCTGAGCGATCCCCTTCTTCCTGCAGGGAACGGAACAGGGCGCGCATTTCCTCATTTTTGAGGACCGGCAACTTGGATGTGTCCACTCCGCATATTTCCACTTTGTTTCGCGCCATGGATTCCCCTCCTACGGATACGTTATTGTCAAGTATCTCCTTAGGAGGTAAATTTATAATCCCCAGCCTTCACCAATAAACAACCCGCATTATCATACATAACTCCTCCACCAAAAAGAAACCATATCCTTGATAAACCGATCAACATAAATAAGGAGGATACCCGTATGAGTGAGGAAGACAAGAAAACACAACGCATCGCCAAACAAGCAGCAGAAGTGGAAGTATCACAAGAACTGAGTTCATTCCGTAACCAATTGAATCAAATCGAAAAAACACTGCAGCAGTATCAGCAGCAGCAACAATCGATGCAACAGCAATCCCAACCTCAATCCCAGCAGCAAATGCAAAACCAAGCAAACCAATTGATGCAACAAATCCAACAGTTCAGCAGTCAATCCCAGCAACAGCAGCAACAAGTGGATCAGCAGCTGCAACAAACCCTGCAACAATGTATTCAGTTGCTTAATCAAGGGTTGCAGTATGTTCAGTCCAACCGTGCGCTAAACCAAATGGAACAAGCGCTCATTCAGGTTCGACAACAAATGGGGATGCAACAAGGGCAGCAAGGACAACAAGGGCAGCAACAGATGGGCATGCAAGGACAGCAAGGGCAACAGGGACAGCAACAGATGGGCATGCAAGGACAGCAAGGGCAACAAGGGCAGCAACAGGGGCAACAGCCATTCCAACAACAACAGCCCTATCAACAGCAACAACATACCCCTTCCCATCAACAATACCAATAAATAAAGAACGGAAAATGGGACGGAGATTCCGTCCCATTTTTCTTTGTAAAGCAGTCAAACCATTTTGTTAAATTCTTTACGGAGCCGCTTAATAATCCGTTTTTCAAGGCGGGAGATGTAGGATTGGGAAATCCCGAGCAGATCTGCCACATCCTTTTGCGTCTTCTCCTCGCCCCCGTTGAGGCCAAAACGGAGTTCCATGATCTTCCTTTCTCGTTCCGACAACTTCATCAGGGCGGTGCGAAGGATTTTTCGATCCACCTGCTCCTCGATGTTCCGGTAGATGGTATCATTCTCAGTCCCCATCACATCAGACAGGAGCAATTCGTTTCCGTCCCAATCCATGTTCAGCGGTTCATCAAATGAAACCTCCGACCGAATTTTATTGTTGCGACGCAAAAACATCAGGATTTCGTTTTCAATGCACCGGGAGGCATAAGTGGCCAGTTTAATCTTCTTTGTAGGGTCAAACGTATTGACCGCCTTGATTAATCCGATGGTTCCGATGGAGACTAAATCTTCGATGTTGATGCCCGTATTTTCAAACTTACGTGCGATATAGACGACCAACCGCAGATTCCGCTCAATCAGCATAGCCCGTACGGCGGAATCGCCGCCGGGGAGTTTATCCAGCAGATGTTCTTCTTCCTCCCGAGTCAAGGGGGGAGGCAACGCTTCACTTCCGCCGATGTAATAGATCTCTTCCCCTTTGAGCCCCATTTGGATTAGAATCCGATACCAAAGCAATTGCAACGCCAATTTCCACCTGACAACCATAGCCCGTACCCTCCTCTTGGTTAAGAGTTTGCTTTCATCCCGCCGCCGGCATGGTGGAAGGGTGAAGGATCGCTTGGTAGGTTCCATCGGAGGACAATCTTCCGGCATCCAGTCCGATCAGTACCTGCCCGGATTCTACCCATGTCCCCTTTTGGTGCACATCCACCCGGTCCGGCTTGAAAGCCAACATCATACCACCGTCACCGGCAGCCCCGCGGTAAGGAACCAACCGTACCCGGGTCAACCAATCCGGAGGCAAACCGGACCCGAGTGCATCCCAATCTTTGCTTTTTGCCAAACGGATTAACCCGTCGGGCAAGACCTCGGATAACCGACCCAGTTCCACCATCATGACCGGGGTGCGGCTGATGGGATCGCGAAGCTGATTGCCGGTATCGATCAAGCCGACACATTCCAACCGCACCCCTTCCACTGTGATCGCCACCGTCGCCAAGTATTGGTGTACCGCCTGACGATCCTGCAACGACCGGAATGAAACGCGGGCATACAACCAAACCAACGGAAAAGCCGCCAGTACAAATACCCACGAAACCGGCGAGCCCCATCCCGATGCATAGGTGACAAAAACCCCTCCTCCCGATTCAAGGCCCGCACCCAGCAGATAGTGGAGAGCGAACATTCCCCCACCGGTAACAAAAGAAATCAGGTAAAAGACACCCAGGTTCCGAAGAAACGCCAAGGGAGCCCGAAGCCCCATCGCCACTCCGACCATGAGGATGGACACAAACAACTTGCCTCCGAATGTATAAGCCAACGTCAACGGTTGCCACAGGTGCCAGACCGCATATGTCGCTCCGATCACAGCCGCCACCGCAATCCGCCAATAGGGGGTTCGTTGACGCCGGATGGCCGCGGTCAACCACAAGAGCAGCCCGTCGATGCAAAGATTGAGCAAAAAGACCATGTCGGCATATACTACCATATTTGGGTCCCTTCCCCCGTTAAGGTGTCCTCAGTATATCCCAATCACCCTTTCAATGTCTGTCTAATCTTGCTGCCTGCAGGGGACTTTTTTTGTCAAAAACCCATGAAAAAAGGGTGGTTGTCCGAAAAAGGTTGTGTGGCAGCGTTAGAATGCAATATCGACAGGCAGGATCTAAAACAAAAATACCCTCTGTGGATACAGAGGGTATTTTCGTCCATTCTGTGTCGATCTGGAAAGTGAAACCGGAATCACTTTTTGCGGCGGTGACGCAGGAAAGTAGGGATCTCCAGACCACCGTCTTCCTTGACGCTGGGCCGGACGATGTCCACCACTTGACTGCGATTGGTTGTTTCCTTCTTTTCCTCAAAAGCAAATTGAGGTTTTCCCTTCGCCTTTTCCTGTTCCTTGCCGTCAAATCCAGTAGCGATCACCGTCACCAGGATCTCGTCCTTCAGTTCCTCGTTGATAACCGCACCGAAAATCATATTCACTTCGGGATCCGAGGCGGATGCCACGATATCGGCTGCTTCGTTCACCTCGTACAGGCTTAAATTGGTGCCGCCGGTGATGTTCATCAGGACGCCGCGGGCCCCGTCGATGGAGGTTTCCAGCAATGGACTGCAGATCGCTTTTTTGGCCGCTTCCGTCGCCCGTGATTCTCCCGTCGCCATGCCGATGCCCATCAAAGCAGAACCCCGTTCGGTCATGATAGTCTTCACGTCGGCAAAATCCAGGTTGATCAAACCGGGCACGGCGATCAGATCCGAAATACCCTGGACACCCTGCCGCAATACATTGTCCGCTTCCCTGAACGCTTCCAGCATCGGAGTGTTTTTGTCCACGATCTCCAACAGGCGGTCATTGGGGATGACAATCAAGGTGTCCACTTTATCCTTCAATTCCGCGATTCCCTGATCAGCCTGCAGAGAACGTTTCCGGCCTTCAAATGTAAACGGGCGAGTGACCACGCCTACGGTTAGGGCTCCCAGTTCACGGGCCAATTCCGCAATCTCGGGAGCAGCGCCGGTGCCGGTGCCACCACCCATACCGGCGGTCACAAAAACCATGTCTGCTCCCTTTAACACGTTTTCGATGCTCTCCCGGCTCTCTTCGGCGGCTTTCTTTCCCACCGCCGGATTGGCTCCAGCCCCGAGCCCACGGGTCAACTTCTCACCGATCTGGAGTTTGACCGGTGCATGGGAACGGTTGAGGGCCTGAGCATCGGTGTTGGCTGCAATAAACTCCACCCCTTGAACACCGCTCTCGATCATGCGGTTCACGGCATTGCTTCCACCGCCACCCACTCCGATAACCTTGATCTGGGCAATTTGTTCGACTTCCATATCAAACTCCAACATCGATTGTCCCTCCAATTACGATAAAATCTGTCTATTCCCTCAGATGAACTCCTTCAAAAACCATTTTTTCATGCGTTCCAGTGTGGAGGAACTGCGTTTGTTCTTTTGTGCAGATGGATTTTGTCCCTCTTCCGGTTCGATCAGACGGAGCATCCACCGCTTTTGGATATAGTGGATCATACCGACACCGCTGGTGAAGGAAGGATCCTGCACACCGATATGTTCCGGTGAAACGACTCTCACCGCTTGACCCAGTTGAGCTTGGGCAACACGAAGGATATGGGGGGTGGACAATACTCCGCCCGTCAAAACGAAACCGCCGGCAGGCTCTCGATCAAAACCCATCGCCTCCACCTGTTCCCGGATTAATTGAAAGATCTCTTCGATCCGGGGCTCGATAATCAGGGCCAATTCTTCTTGATTGACCGTGTTCTCCCGATTACTGCCGATGGTAGGCACCGGAAACGTCACTTCCCTGGATGCCTCGTCCACGGTAGCCACACCGTATTTCCGCTTCACTTTTT encodes:
- a CDS encoding YggT family protein, giving the protein MERIVLEVTLTLFMIYRFMLFGYIILSWFPNGRESPIAVFLGRLVEPYLSIFRSFIPPLGMIDISPIVALIALHFIQNGVVFIIRLLFGLV
- a CDS encoding cell division protein SepF; translated protein: MRFMDRVMGFFGINEEDEQYRDYTQDPSDGPPERGRRNVVSLHTQKNVRVVLAEPRSYDEAQDIADNLKNHRPIIVNLQRVPKEHAVRIIDFLSGTVYALNGNIQKLGSHIFMCTPANVDIQGSITDMLTDEANDILR
- a CDS encoding YggS family pyridoxal phosphate-dependent enzyme, with translation METIRHQRDEVERRIREACSRSGRNPRDVNIIAVTKYVDLERTGAALDAGLIHIGESRAQEAVPKWEALGDRGTWHFIGHLQRNKVKQVVGKFQYLHSLDRFSLAEEVNKRAEEAGKPLHCFIQVNVSGEGSKRGVSPEELTEFARETAQLPFIRIEGLMTMAPYTEDPEETRPVFRGLKRLQQQLRTLDNPRLDVPHLSMGMSRDYSIAVEEGATFLRLGSVLVGRQN
- the pgeF gene encoding peptidoglycan editing factor PgeF, translating into MEPFQYRTDAAVPLLTLTSWEREFSYVVAGMSTRNRESLKNPNRCNYALHVGDDPELVIQQRQQLSQVLNFPFASWTSAEQVHGVRIQEVKAGDRGKGRESRQSAFAQTDGLITREPDILLASFYADCVPILYFCPDVKAVGVAHAGWRGTVGGIGPAMVRELVRMGARRERIRAAIAPSIGACCYEVDDRVASPVREMLPGDADAVLKPASAGKWMLDLRELNRRLLLTEGLEERYVSVTGWCTSCHPEYFHSHRRDRGRTGRMVAFIGLRKDE
- a CDS encoding YlmC/YmxH family sporulation protein, with protein sequence MKISDLQTKDVVNVGDGRKLGQIHDLDIDLRAGQIRALVVPGETRLFGLLTGGKEWVIPWSQIVKIGSDVILVRLDNSRFSSENDGDPRPLLTHPSNDGP
- the sigG gene encoding RNA polymerase sporulation sigma factor SigG gives rise to the protein MARNKVEICGVDTSKLPVLKNEEMRALFRSLQEEGDRSAREKLVNGNLRLVLSVIQRFNNRGENVDDLFQVGCIGLMKAIDNFDLSQNVKFSTYAVPMIIGEIRRYLRDNNPIRVSRSLRDIAYKALQVRDTLTYRHSREPTIHEISEALSVSKEEVVFALDAIQDPVSLFEPIYQDGGDPIYVMDQLSDEKDVNWVEEIALREAMGKLNNREKMILSMRFFEGKTQMEVADEIGISQAQVSRLEKAAIQQMNKFIQ
- the sigE gene encoding RNA polymerase sporulation sigma factor SigE, which codes for MVVRWKLALQLLWYRILIQMGLKGEEIYYIGGSEALPPPLTREEEEHLLDKLPGGDSAVRAMLIERNLRLVVYIARKFENTGINIEDLVSIGTIGLIKAVNTFDPTKKIKLATYASRCIENEILMFLRRNNKIRSEVSFDEPLNMDWDGNELLLSDVMGTENDTIYRNIEEQVDRKILRTALMKLSERERKIMELRFGLNGGEEKTQKDVADLLGISQSYISRLEKRIIKRLRKEFNKMV
- the spoIIGA gene encoding sigma-E processing peptidase SpoIIGA, which encodes MVVYADMVFLLNLCIDGLLLWLTAAIRRQRTPYWRIAVAAVIGATYAVWHLWQPLTLAYTFGGKLFVSILMVGVAMGLRAPLAFLRNLGVFYLISFVTGGGMFALHYLLGAGLESGGGVFVTYASGWGSPVSWVFVLAAFPLVWLYARVSFRSLQDRQAVHQYLATVAITVEGVRLECVGLIDTGNQLRDPISRTPVMMVELGRLSEVLPDGLIRLAKSKDWDALGSGLPPDWLTRVRLVPYRGAAGDGGMMLAFKPDRVDVHQKGTWVESGQVLIGLDAGRLSSDGTYQAILHPSTMPAAG
- the ftsZ gene encoding cell division protein FtsZ, which encodes MLEFDMEVEQIAQIKVIGVGGGGSNAVNRMIESGVQGVEFIAANTDAQALNRSHAPVKLQIGEKLTRGLGAGANPAVGKKAAEESRESIENVLKGADMVFVTAGMGGGTGTGAAPEIAELARELGALTVGVVTRPFTFEGRKRSLQADQGIAELKDKVDTLIVIPNDRLLEIVDKNTPMLEAFREADNVLRQGVQGISDLIAVPGLINLDFADVKTIMTERGSALMGIGMATGESRATEAAKKAICSPLLETSIDGARGVLMNITGGTNLSLYEVNEAADIVASASDPEVNMIFGAVINEELKDEILVTVIATGFDGKEQEKAKGKPQFAFEEKKETTNRSQVVDIVRPSVKEDGGLEIPTFLRHRRKK